From the Ammospiza caudacuta isolate bAmmCau1 chromosome 24, bAmmCau1.pri, whole genome shotgun sequence genome, one window contains:
- the LOC131567574 gene encoding basic proline-rich protein-like → MSHRPASRPPPRQRPHRHRHRGIRILPAPGDPHPTGTGTGGRDLRPTGTGESASYRHRGIRILPVPVPGAGTRILPAPGAGIRILPVPGTGTCILPAPGNPHPTGTGTGGRDPHLTGTGGRDPHPTGTGGRDPHPTGTGGRGSASYRDRGRRVASGRDRHPWQGGTRTPRTPRPGRRTRTRSAPALADPHRDPRPALTGISGPASHPHRDPSARPGPHPGQRIRTGMGHHIHGVLGAPPGRYRNQDQDPPGRYRNQEQAPAVPQLLSVPPPPIPGASQPPPAAAPHRDPPLRTCCRCLPHPFPKPPQRIRTGTGTGTPMHPIHQLNPSAIPGGSALPPSLLWGDKG, encoded by the coding sequence ATGAGTCACCGGCCCGCCTCCCGCCCGCCTCCCCGGCAGCGCCCGCACCGCCACCGGCACCGGGGGATCCGCATCCTACCGGCACCGGGGGATCCGCATCCTACCGGCACCGGTACCGGGGGCAGGGACCTGCGTCCTACCGGCACCGGGGAATCCGCATCCTACCGGCACCGGGGAATCCGCATCCTACCGGTACCGGTACCGGGGGCAGGGACCCGCATCCTACCGGCACCGGGGGCAGGGATCCGCATCCTACCGGTACCGGGGACAGGGACCTGCATCCTACCGGCACCGGGGAATCCGCATCCTACCGGCACCGGTACCGGGGGCAGGGACCCGCATCTTACCGGCACCGGGGGCAGGGATCCGCATCCTACCGGCACCGGGGGCAGGGATCCGCACCCTACCGGCACCGGGGGCAGGGGATCCGCATCCTACCGGGACCGCGGGCGGAGAGTCGCATCCGGCCGGGACcggcatccctggcagggcgGGACCCGCACCCCCCGCACGCCGAGACCCGGGCGCCGCACCCGCACCCGATCCGCACCGGCATTAGCGGACCCGCACCGGGACCCGCGCCCCGCCCTCACCGGTATCAGCGGACCGGCATCCCACCCGCACCGCGACCCCAGCGCCCGACCGGGACCGCATCCCGGGCAGAGGATCCGCACCGGGATGGGGCATCACATCCACGGCGTCTTGGGAGCCCCGCCCGGCCGGTACCGGAATCAGGACCAGGACCCGCCCGGCCGGTACCGGAACCAGGAGCAGGCCCCAGCTGTGCCGCAGCTGCTGTCGGTGCCTCCCCCACCCATTCCCGGAGCCTCTCAGCCACCCCCGGCAGCCGCCCCGCACCGAGACCCCCCCCTCCGCACCTGCTGCCGGTGCCTCCCCCATCCATTCCCAAAGCCGCCCCAGAGGATccgcaccggcaccggcaccggcaccccAATGCACCCCATCCATCAGCTGAACCCCTCCGCCATCCCGGGGGGCTCCGCGCTGCCCCCCTCCCTCCTTTGGGGTGACAAAGGATGA